From the genome of Candidatus Cloacimonas sp.:
AGTTAGTTATTTTACCACTGGTTAAATATAGATTGTGGGAAGGTACATTTTGCACTATAGTTCTGTATTTATGGTCGTAAATTTCTCCGCGGGTGGCAGTTATTCTGCGGATGCGAACAAAGTTACTTTCCGCTATGCGTTGATATTTTGCCCCTTCAATAACCTGTAAGCGAAATAACCAACCACCAAGCAATAAAAACAAAATTGCCAAAACGATGGAAAAGGTTACAGTTGTTTGGTTCTTAATCATTATTGATCGTTAAGCGGATTTTGCTTAAAAGTTGCATACTCCAAAAAACCGCCATCGAAAGGATAACATTATAGCCAAAACCAATCAATGCCTTTGCCGGAAGCGGTGCCGCAAAACTAAAAGTAACCCCATAAATAATTAGCTGGATTAGGGAAAATAATAAATTGGCAATACCAATGGTAAGCATTTTGGCTACAAAGCTTTCGGGCTCAAATGGCTTGCGAAATTCATCTATGGCCACAGCCAACAGCAAAAAAATAAAAGCATAAAAGCCAAAAGTCATCGGATTAACAGTATCGAACATCATTCCGATGATAAAAACCAGAATTACGGCAAAATTACGCTGACGCGTCCAGACAATATAAATCAGCCAGGGCAAAAGAATATTGGGTATTACACCAAAAACAGCTAAAGCGGGCATCACCAAAATTTGAAGATACAAGAAGAAAAAACCGAGAATATAGCTCCAAATTCCTTTCCAAACCATCAGTCATTTACTCTACGCACAATGCAAAATGGGGTCAGTTCATCTCCCTGACCTTGAGGATTATCTTTCATTACTTTTTCGATAAAGTGTTTGCTGACGCCTTTGCTGCTGCCAATCATCCAGCAACCGCCAATATCATTGATATCCATCACGGCAAATTCATAGCCAAATTTAGCGTGCAAGTCCTCACATATTTGTTGTGGATTTAGAGGTCCTTTGATAACTGTATCCGTATAGGGCGGAACAGGAGAAGTTGTTGCTGCGTCAATTAAAGCTGCCTGCATTCCAGCCACTTTATAAAAATCTCCTTTCCGCTTAAAAAGTTTGCCTACGGCTCCCATAAAAGCTGCCAAAAGAATTCTGGGAACACCTGTTTCTTCAATGGCACATTGCATACTGGTTGGAGCTCCTAAACCAATGCCATAAGGGACTTTGGCTACAAAACGACTAAGGATTTTCGCCAACAGGGACACCTTAATTTCCGCCACAGGAATTGCCCTTCCCTGAGTAATCGCCAAAGGACTTTCACTGATAGTTAAAATATCACCCGGTTGCATTAACGGCAAGGCAAATTCTGCGATTAAATCAGCAATGTCATCTTGGGGAGAAATAATTTTGGTTTTGACAGGAATGCGTGCAAATTGCACATTACCTATCCTGATTAACGGTTCATTTTGTTTACTGTGACTCATTTTTCTCTGCCTTTTTCAGAATAAATAAATGTTCCAAATTTTCCACCAGAGTAAAGGGCATAATATCGGCACTAATAAATAAGTTATCTTGTGATTCCCGAATCCGATTTATGACCCCGACTGGATAGGACTTGGGATAAAGTCGTGAAAGATTGGAAGTTACAATTGTATCCCCCACTGCAATATCGGAACCGAGCTTGATTAAATTCATCGAAACAGTTCCACTAATATCGGACTGTAAAATACCTTGAACGGAAGTTCTGGCATCCATAACCGGCAATTGAAAACGAGGATTGGAAAAAGGAAGCACAATTGAATGATCTGCAGCCACTTGAATTATTTTACCTACAATGCCATTGGCAGATATAACCGGATCGTCCATTTTGATTCCAGAACCAAATCCTTTGTCCACAATCAAATTAAGTTCTTGATATTGACCCGCTATGCCAATTACTTCCGCTTGCATTAATTCAACTTCACCCACATCGTAAGTAATGGAAGAAGCGCCAGTATATTGTTTTAATTTATTTTGCAATTCCAATTTCGCTAATGTTGTTTCCGCCAATTGTTTACGCAACGAAAAGACCTCTTGCTTCAGTTCCTTGGTTGTCTCCATTACTTTCAACGACTTAACGAACGGGAAAAATACCGTATTTCCCATCCAACCGGCTTTTTTAACGCGGTTTTCTTTACTGCCTATAAGCATAAACAGCGAAATCACAATCAAGACAAGGGGAACCAAATTCTTCTTAAACATCATATATCCCTATTAGATAAGGGTATTATCAGTTTATGGGAAAGGTTCAAATTCCGATTCAATCCTCAATTCTTTTAATCAGCACTTGACGAAATCTTTCCACATCATCCAAAACTTTTCCCGCCCCTTTTACTACGCATTCTAAAGGATCGGGAACTACATGCACGGGTAAATCCACCGTTTTACGAATCTTTTCATCCAGACCTTTAAGAAGAGCGCCACCACCGGTTAAGAAAATACCCCGTTCAGCTATATCAGCAGAAAGTTCTGCCACCGTTCTTTCAAAAAGGCGTTTGATCGCATCTATAATGGAAGCAATCGTTTCCGAAATTGCTTCGCGTATTTCTTCCGAGGTTATTTTTATCGTTACCGGATAGCCAGACACAATGTCTCTTCCGCGCACATCCATTGACAGTTCCTGTTTTAGAGGATAGGCGCTGCCAATTCCCATCTTGATTTTTTCTGCGGTTTGCGGACCTACCAGCAAGTTATTTTTCTTGCGTAAATAATTTATTATATCCGTATCAATTTGGTCACCACCCACGCGAATGGAATTATGCACAACAATATGGGAGAGAGAAATAACGGCAATTTCACTGGTTCCTCCTCCAATATCCATAATCATATTTCCGCAAGCCATGTCAATTGGCAAATCAGCTCCTATGGCAGCTGCAATAGGTTCCGAAATTAAATGCACTTCGCGCGAGCCAGCATGCAGGGCACTATCGCGCACAGCTCTTTTTTCCACTTCCGTAATTCCGGAAGGAACACAAACAATTACCCGAGGACGCACTAAAAGACGCTTTTTTTGCGCTCTTAAAATCAGATTACGTAACATCAATTCCGTTACTTGAAAATCGGCAATTACACCATCTTTAAGGGGTTTAATAACGCGCACCTCATCGGGATTTTTTCCCAGCATCAGTTTCGCGGGGGTTCCAATGGCGATAATTTTTTTATTATCATTAGATACAGCAACGACGGAGGGCTCATTGATCACGATTCCGCCATTTTTTTTATAAACCAAAGTATTGGCAGTTCCCAAGTCAATTGCTATATCATTAGCCATCATTCCAAAAAAGTCAAATATGGACATCAAAAACCTCTCTATTATCTGCGGACAAGGCAGCTTAAATTTAACATTTACTATTTTTTGCTTATTTTACCCTATTTTTATTTTATCCTGCTGTGTCAAGTAAAAACGACAGTTACCAATTTTTCCTGCCGATTTGGTAGCTCCAAAATGGCGTCTGGCATTTAGCATAAACAAAATCAGGAAGATGTTCGGCTCGTTATTTTGGGCAGAATAATCTCGCCTTCCTTTTTCCCTTGCTTTATCTCTCAAATTGATTGGTTTATGTAGCTAAAGTTCTGCTATGCAAAGATAACCATTTTTAGGAAAGAGAAACCGCTTTTGCGTTATCGGCAACAATAATGGGCACAATTTTTCTGTTATGGCAATTTCAATCAGAAAGCTATTCCTTCGCATAGAGATAACTATTTGTTGCACAGTCGATTCTGTAACGCCACAGTAACATTCACCTTACACTGCCGTAGCGACATTACTGGATCGCTACGGATATGTTACTGGCATATAAGAGGGCAAAGTTAGAGAAAAAAGAGGATATTGCTTGACAGAGTTATTTATTATGGAAAGAAGGATTTTATGTAGAATTAGTTTGAAAAACCGTTAAATAAGATTATTTTAAGGAAGGTAAAAATGAAAAAAAGTTCCTGTCTTGTCGTAGCATTTCTGATTTTAATGCTCGGTTCACTCTCTGCTAAGCATTCGGATAAATATCTTTTGGCAAATTATACTCTCTTAAGGTGTTATCCAAATATGCCTGGCTGGTATTATACTTTGCTGGATTCAATTCAGGCGGCTAAATTCAATGCTTCCGTAATAACCGTTATGCCGGGTGATTTTCCTAAGAAAACAGACCTTCTTTTTAAAGCGATGGATGAGCGTGGGCTGGATGTTTTGCATTATGATATGGCATTTAACCCAGATAGTAAAAATCCTGAATATGGAATTGAAGCGTTTTCCATTGCCAATTATTGGCGTTTTGAGGCAGAATATGATTCTACTTTCAAAGAGAATCTTTTGGATGATAAATATTTTTACAATAATTCCTTCACGACTGGCAAGCAGGTTTACAATGAACTTGCTTCCGGTAAATATCTTTTGCAGCTAAATGATGGCCAACCTGGCTATGCTTTTAATAAACTGGAATTTCGCTGGCAGGATAAGGGCTCTACAAATTATTTAATCGGTAATGAATTCCGCTTTATCCAAAGAGAATGGGCGCAAAATTTTAAAGCGAATCCCTCGGTAAACGATACTTTATTTATAACGCTGGCT
Proteins encoded in this window:
- a CDS encoding coenzyme F420-0:L-glutamate ligase translates to MSHSKQNEPLIRIGNVQFARIPVKTKIISPQDDIADLIAEFALPLMQPGDILTISESPLAITQGRAIPVAEIKVSLLAKILSRFVAKVPYGIGLGAPTSMQCAIEETGVPRILLAAFMGAVGKLFKRKGDFYKVAGMQAALIDAATTSPVPPYTDTVIKGPLNPQQICEDLHAKFGYEFAVMDINDIGGCWMIGSSKGVSKHFIEKVMKDNPQGQGDELTPFCIVRRVND
- the mreD gene encoding rod shape-determining protein MreD — encoded protein: MVWKGIWSYILGFFFLYLQILVMPALAVFGVIPNILLPWLIYIVWTRQRNFAVILVFIIGMMFDTVNPMTFGFYAFIFLLLAVAIDEFRKPFEPESFVAKMLTIGIANLLFSLIQLIIYGVTFSFAAPLPAKALIGFGYNVILSMAVFWSMQLLSKIRLTINND
- a CDS encoding rod shape-determining protein; the protein is MSIFDFFGMMANDIAIDLGTANTLVYKKNGGIVINEPSVVAVSNDNKKIIAIGTPAKLMLGKNPDEVRVIKPLKDGVIADFQVTELMLRNLILRAQKKRLLVRPRVIVCVPSGITEVEKRAVRDSALHAGSREVHLISEPIAAAIGADLPIDMACGNMIMDIGGGTSEIAVISLSHIVVHNSIRVGGDQIDTDIINYLRKKNNLLVGPQTAEKIKMGIGSAYPLKQELSMDVRGRDIVSGYPVTIKITSEEIREAISETIASIIDAIKRLFERTVAELSADIAERGIFLTGGGALLKGLDEKIRKTVDLPVHVVPDPLECVVKGAGKVLDDVERFRQVLIKRIED
- the mreC gene encoding rod shape-determining protein MreC translates to MFKKNLVPLVLIVISLFMLIGSKENRVKKAGWMGNTVFFPFVKSLKVMETTKELKQEVFSLRKQLAETTLAKLELQNKLKQYTGASSITYDVGEVELMQAEVIGIAGQYQELNLIVDKGFGSGIKMDDPVISANGIVGKIIQVAADHSIVLPFSNPRFQLPVMDARTSVQGILQSDISGTVSMNLIKLGSDIAVGDTIVTSNLSRLYPKSYPVGVINRIRESQDNLFISADIMPFTLVENLEHLFILKKAEKNESQ